ATACAGCTAGTAGAAAAAAGGGTGTTTTAAGGCTATCATTGGTtcaaaaacaaaactaataatCTACGCCTAATTGGGTGTTTTCAGTACTTGTTCTCTTACACTAAGGATTAACCAAGAATTCATAATTATCAAATCTTTCAGATTCCAGAAAAGATTTAAGCTTTTTAATCAACCACACAAAGTACCTATACAAAGAAACTATTTAATCAAATAGGAAAATGGCTTCAGAATTGCAGAATAAACAGCAAGGCCTATGGGGCCATTCAGTCCCGAAAGATGGTGTTCTTTTATTACAGATTTCATCACCAGCcaataaacacaaaaaaaaaacgaaaaagcAAAACAGATTGGTAAACAATTGAAGTATATTTCTCATGGCCAGTCCCAAGATATAATTGCAGAGACTCTGCTCAACAAGGCGATAGGATATGAGAAACACCCTCTTCGGATTAAAAGAAATCAACAAAGAGGGTTTGCTTTAGTGATGATTTTACACGCATGGGTCATACAAGCATAGCAAACAAACTCGCCCCATTTCAAAATTGAACCATCacaacaaaaagggaaaaaatcacaaaattatgagatgaaattagTAGACAAGTACCATTGTAAAAAGGAACCCATCTGTGGATTCATCTCAACGGTTGTCTGGCCGCCGCTGAGTTTAAACTCAGCACTCCATCTTTGCACTATCGCTCGAGGCTCCACTATTTCAATAAATTTTAGCATAGCCTTTATGCGTGTGCAGTTACAGTTACTCTCATGCTTAAAGCTACAAATGATGCAGAAAAAAACTATGGAAACACTGAGAAGATAAGGAAGCCATTGATAGAAAAGCTGTAGTAAAAAACTATGGAAGCCATTGATGTAATtcgaaaaaaaatgatttgggGATGGAAAACCCTAGAATGATGAATGTAAATGAGGAGGAGAGAAGATTTAAATAGAGATTTGTTTTTATGGGCCAAATTGTTGGGTAATTCGATTTGGGCTGATATGTTAGATTGGGGAAATAATTTGCAGGCCCAAGTGTACAGATAACTGATTTGAGAACAACTATTTAAGGTAGTAATAGCTGAAATTCACAagttttataagttaagttattttaaaaataatttcagacTCAAGGATTTGAGCTCTCAAAAAACTTAGTCCTATGGGTTTGAAGTTAGTTTTGTGATACAATGCGGTTAGACAgagatgttgagatggatgtgcgGACATAATGAGtgataagataaaaaaaaatgaggatatCTAAGACAAGGTGAAAATGACCTCCATGGTGGTCAAGATGAACGAAGTCAGACTAAAATGGTTTGGACAAGTGAAGAGGAGAAGTGTAGATGATGTGAAAGGTTGAATATAATAGGTACGAGTACAATGAGAGGTAGAGATAGGCTAAAAAAGTATTAGGGAGATGTGTTTAAACATGACATGATACAACTTCATCTTATCTAAGACATgaccttataaaaaaaaatgtgagatCACATATTAATGTAGAAGGTCACGATAGTAGAGTGTTGCTACTCATGCAAtgcatttcttttttattgtttattgtattttgctTATAGCACTGTCTttgatgttgttattgttttcgTTTATTAGTTACTCTATTTTCTTCATTATCCTTTTTCTTATACCTACTTTAATTTGCACTTGTGTCGAGAGTTCTCCAAAATAACCTCTTCACCTCCATGAGATAGAGATGATAAATTCACTGTGGAATATCAttgaatatattgttattgttgatatgATGCAATAAATAAACATTAGCAGATTATCAAACTACAACAATTGAAAGCAAAAACTGAAgctaaattttgattaaaataatcaactatgcgatttttattattatatacaaacaaaatatctataaattttcactttttttgtctgtataattcttttatttatttttaatctgtgTATAAAAACAAGTTTGTGTGCAATGATACCCCTTATCCGACCCGAAACAAATATACAGAGTCCTTTTTATTCACTCTTCTCAGTGAAAAAAAGCGACTACCCTTTCCTCATCCCTTACACCCAAATTCTCCTCTCTACCAATGGAGTCCCTAACtctttctacttctctatctcCTCACTGTTCCTCTTTCAATCTCCGCCATACCTCTCTTCCTAAGCTTTCACCCACTTTTTCACCATACCCATCTCGTAAAACCCCCTTATCCCTCAAATCTTCACTCACTTCTCACCAACCCACTGCAAAAACCCTTTCTGATTCTGCGGATGATAAATTGTCCTTACTACTTGCCTCTGCTCCTCAGAGCCCGGGTATGGCTATGCGTGGTGCTGAAGGAGACGCAATGGGGCTGTTGCTTAGGGAGAGGATAATTTTCTTGGGTAGTAGCATTGATGACTTCTTCGCTGATGCTATTATTAGtcagttgttgttgttggatgCTCTGGATTCGACTAAAGATATTAGGCTCTTTATTAATTGCCCTGGTGGCTCACTCAGGTATTTCTAATTATTAACATAGGATTAGTATTTATATCtgaattttgaagttggatttGTGACACCTTTGTCCTACAAGGTGAATTATTGAGTACCCGGAGGCAATGAGCTCAGTGACTCATGTAGTCGAGCCCAGTTAGTTTGGGATTGAAGTGTAGTGTTGCGGTagtctatgttgctcggactctccaataACTTGTCGCAccctccaaaaatacactacttttgaaggattTGACGCGCACCCATGAACATTTTGGAGAGTTTGAGCAACATTGGTAGTAGTAGTAATTGTTGCTTGGAAAGGTGTTACCTTTAGGGTAGCGTGTGGTTGTTTTGAAGGTGCAAGCTacgttttagtttttttttttgtcttaattGAATATGCTGCTGAAATTTGTCTTATGATGTGAAGTTTATGTAGCACTTCACATGATGTCTGGTAGTTTAGAGATCAGACTGATGAAACATTTCTGTAGCTAGAATGATCATTCAGGAGGAAAGACATATGTCTACATCATAATTTGATGTAGTTGGATATTTCATACCGATTGTAAGATATGAACTCTGATGTTGAATATGCGGACCATGTGTGCTGTGTAAGACAAGTAGCACGAATGTATGGTGATTAGTTAATGTTTGATAGGTAAATGTGTTGGTAAGTTATTTTCCTTCCGTAAAAACATCAAGGCCAGTCTTGAGATGATACAAGAACTCTGACTTTCGTATAATGTGTTGATTTCAAGTGATCATGCAGCATGTTTAATACAAGTTGCAGAAATATGCGGCGAtaagttgtttattttttcttgatgaagaggttgtttatttattttttctttattttttttcctttttgtcttGGGGAGAACTGGGTATATGATGCAGCGATGAGTTTAATGTATACTTTTTCAGCAACCCTTTTAGCTTGTGAGGAAAGGATAAGAAATACTTTATTGTTATTGCTTCATGTCAATTCTATTACATCTTAAAGCCATCACACATGGAACTGGGATTAGATTAAGAATTGAAGAACAGAAAACTTCATATTAATTAGTGTAACGTAATTTGGAGACTTCTTGTTAATGTGCTGAAggaatttatcataaaaaaaaatgtgtgtgTTGATGGAATTCCTTTCTTGAATAGAAGTGGTGCATGATAGAATTATACTAGATGATAATCAGTGGTGCTCAGGGTGAAAGAAATATGCAGGGATCATACTCAAAATTGGCAAAGCTGATATACTGTCTATATCAGCTCAATGTGATATGgcacttttttttcttacttgAGGTAGAGGCATTTCCAGTCTTTATAATGTTAGTTCAGTTTGGATACAGGTTTACTGAATTGCCTGTATGTTGTATATGTTTTCCATCAAGTGTCTGAATATCACAATATGatcagaaagaaagaaatagtcCCAAACTTGGAactacaataacaattatactGTTTCAATGCCAAACTAGTTGAGGTTTGTTATATGAATCCTctatttccatttttctttatttaggCCCATTTCATTTCACTACAATAAAATTAGGGATCCTCTAAAACTAGATGTTCTCCAAATCTCATGGTTATCTTTCACTTACAAATCTCTAACCTAACTAAAATGAACCTATCAAAATCCAGACGTCTTTTTTTGAAACAGGAAATCAGACGTATGTATCAATACAACGAATTCGCAGGAGATTGGGTATTATTCAAACTGTCAAAACAAGGGATTGGCAAGGGATATTGTTGACTGGGTTGTCTAAAGTTAATTTGGTACGAAAGTAGGTGCATGTAAAGACCTTGCCGAGGGGAATAATTTCATAGACCTCCCCCTCAAGTTTTGCTTTGTAACACTAACCTCCCTTGTGgcttataaaaacaatattaacCTTCCTTGTGGTTTAGTATACTGCATTTACCTCCTGTATTTTTCTCTAAAACAACTCATTTTACCCATTTATCATTAATGTACAAAAAATCCTCTTTtctaattaatgaatttatgaatatcttctttaataataaaaatctaatTCCTATTCAATTAGTTTCTCTTCTTTCCAAACAGCTTCTCTGATGTCTGCAATGTGTGAAGCAAATAAGGATGAAGATGGCTCCTCTATAAGATGTGTAGTGGTGAAAATAAATTAGGTTCCCTTGAGCTTGGATATTAATATCTCAAGTTACTATCTCCATTGTAAATCTGCTATTTCGTTTTTCTCGTCATGGGTTGCAAATGACTAATAGTTGCCGTTTGTTTTCATTTAAGATACACATCAAATTTGACTGAAGGGTTTATGATCCTCTTCTGAGTAACCTTTGAATGGACAGATGACAAGTTTTGCTCTCTTATCTTAGGTTCCATTTCTTATTAAATTGATTCTCTTATGATTATTAATCTTCCTTTAATGATCATGAACCCACTCACTGAAAGGGTAGAATAGGCagattgtaatttttttcttacattAGTGATAAATAGTTTAAAGGAGTGTtacaaagaaattaaaacaaGGGAGGTAGCATTATATCTTAAACTACCTGGAAAAGTAGTGTTACGAAGCTAAAATGCAAAAATGGGAGGGAGGTCTTTGAAATTTCCAAAAAGATGTATGCAAAGATGGTCCGGAAGGCAGACAAAGTTTGTAACGTGTAGGAGAGGAGAGCAAAATAAGTAATCCAACTTTGATTACTGGTTGAATCTTTGATTAAGGGGAAAGAGATAGCTTCCCTCTTATACTGACTAGCAGGGGTAtgatatagaaataattatagTGTCTATATGATCTACTCTTTGGTGTCTATGAAAGTTTTAGTTGAGACTGTTGAGCAGAACATGCATTATCAGTCCTTTTAAATTGCATTTATTTTAGCAGTGTCAGTTTTTGAGAGCAGATCCATGGTATATAAAGGTCATTGTACACTCTTTCCCTTctgtttctttgattttgtcAAGAAACCGACGATCTAGTGCTTCTCTTTTTTGTTCCACTTGCACTGATCTTTAGCAGATGAGTGTAATGGTCTCTATGCTTTTCCCTTCCCCCAGTAACCTCTTTGATCTGTTCATTTGAGTTGATAACTGAGTGTTTTGTAACTGCATAGTAACATTTGGTTTTCCACTCACTGAACATTATAAGGATTTCAGAGTCAGGTCCAACTTCGATCTATCCATTCTGAAGGCTGAGTGAACATGCGAGGCCCATACatcaaaatttagtttttcaatTCGCAAAAATTTCAGTTGTCAGCATTCAATTGATTATCCTAGTTTTCTTCACGCATTCATGTCAATTTGTTAATGAAAGAATGTTGAATCTTTTGTAGAAATACTTTTAccttttctctcttttgatGTACCTCTTCCTGTTACCAGCGCAACAATGGCTATCTTTGACGTTGTGCAGTTGGTGAGGGCTGATGTATCCACAGTTGCACTTGGCATTTCAGCTTCCACAGCTTCAATAATCCTTGCCGGTGGCACCAAAGGAAAACGCTACGCAATGCCTAATACTCGAATTATGATACATCAACCACTTGGAGGTGCAAGCGGTCAAGCAATAGATGTAGAAATTCAAGCCCGAGAAATAATGCATAACAAGGACAATGTTATCAAAATCTTTTCCAATTGCACTGGACGATCATATGAACAAGTTCAGAAAGATATTGATAGAGATCGTTACATGTCCCCAATTGAAGCTGTAGAATTTGGGCTAATTGACGGTGTAATTGATAGAGATAGCATCATTCCACTTATGCCTGTCCCTGAAAGAGTTAAACCTAcattgaaaaatcaagaaatgatcCAAGATCCTCTGAAATTTTTGAACCCAGATATCCCTGATGATGAGATCTATTAGCTGGTGCAACAGGTACCTCCTTTGTTTTCTGTGTATCTTCCATAATCTTGACAGCTTATGAGTAGAGTCAAAGAATATGATCAACTAGCTACATTGCACTCAACTCCAAAGCGTGTCTTTATGGTTGAGTCAGGTTACATCACAGAAATGAGGATTGAGTATGGTTCTTCTTAGGCGTCTAtacttcttttaaatttataaaggAGTGTTCATGTTTACTTATACACGTAACTGGCTATAATAATTTGCTTGATGGGTAATATCTGTTCCTTGCAGTAAAATCCACTAAAATAGAGTGGATTTTAGGTATTTATGTTGACATGTAAAATATTCGTTAAGGGAAACCGCAGTTGGGCAAGATTTAGAAGTTTAAAGAGGCATTCACGTTGAAAAGAGGCTAAAGGGGAAAAGTTCTGTTTGTTGCTCACTTGCTCATTCTTATGGTAGGAATTTTAtaaatgttatgaatgctagaATCAGTCATTTGGGTTTAAATGAGCTTAAATAGAGTGATATGGTCAGTGAGGGTTCATATATCCAATCCCAACTTGCTTGGAATTGAGGCGTAGTAGTATTTGTATGAATGTTGGAATTAGCAAATAAAGTAGAATAAGAACAAAGAGGAGCCAATGCTACAAACTCTATGCAATGATCTACTCtactatattgtattttttcaatGAACAGTAgattacaatttatttattcttttaaaaaggGAACATTTTACAAACACCAAAATTAGGTCATTATTGGAAAGAGGGTAATTGTTGCATCAACACTTACCAAGTACTAGATT
This genomic stretch from Solanum stenotomum isolate F172 chromosome 10, ASM1918654v1, whole genome shotgun sequence harbors:
- the LOC125841619 gene encoding ATP-dependent Clp protease proteolytic subunit 4, chloroplastic, which produces MESLTLSTSLSPHCSSFNLRHTSLPKLSPTFSPYPSRKTPLSLKSSLTSHQPTAKTLSDSADDKLSLLLASAPQSPGMAMRGAEGDAMGLLLRERIIFLGSSIDDFFADAIISQLLLLDALDSTKDIRLFINCPGGSLSATMAIFDVVQLVRADVSTVALGISASTASIILAGGTKGKRYAMPNTRIMIHQPLGGASGQAIDVEIQAREIMHNKDNVIKIFSNCTGRSYEQVQKDIDRDRYMSPIEAVEFGLIDGVIDRDSIIPLMPVPERVKPTLKNQEMIQDPLKFLNPDIPDDEIY